The proteins below come from a single Staphylococcus sp. MI 10-1553 genomic window:
- a CDS encoding FMN-dependent NADH-azoreductase, translating into MAKLLYITAHPLDELLSASMAAGKTFKETYEQAHPEDEVVHIDLFKEDIPQIDADVFSGWGKLQNGETLTDAEQKKVNRLGEIVEEFINADKYVFVSPMWNLSFPPVLKAYIDAVAVAGKTFKYTSEGPVGLLTDKKALHIQARGGFYSEGPGADLEHGDRYIKTMMAFFGVPSYETIIVEGHHAAPERSEEIKAHSLRQAEELGRNF; encoded by the coding sequence ATGGCTAAATTACTTTATATTACAGCACACCCTCTAGATGAATTACTTTCAGCTTCAATGGCTGCAGGTAAAACTTTTAAAGAAACTTACGAACAAGCTCACCCAGAAGATGAAGTGGTACACATCGACTTATTCAAAGAAGATATTCCACAAATCGACGCTGATGTATTCTCTGGTTGGGGTAAATTACAAAACGGTGAAACTTTAACAGACGCTGAGCAAAAGAAAGTAAATCGTTTAGGCGAAATCGTTGAAGAATTCATTAACGCAGATAAATATGTATTCGTTTCACCAATGTGGAACTTATCATTCCCACCTGTGCTTAAAGCATATATCGATGCTGTTGCAGTAGCAGGTAAAACATTCAAATACACTTCAGAAGGCCCAGTTGGTTTATTAACTGACAAAAAAGCTTTACACATCCAAGCTCGTGGTGGCTTCTACTCTGAAGGTCCTGGCGCTGACTTAGAACACGGTGACCGTTACATCAAAACAATGATGGCATTCTTCGGAGTACCTTCATACGAAACAATCATTGTTGAAGGTCATCATGCTGCTCCAGAACGTAGCGAAGAAATCAAAGCACACTCACTTCGTCAAGCTGAAGAACTTGGACGTAACTTCTAA
- a CDS encoding CPBP family intramembrane glutamic endopeptidase, with the protein MREHGWRIVIIYCVLTGFILIYQRFALLMAIWDDRFITLPLSFVTIGILTLIVEELLFRHLIIGELRKIWGFRWMAVVSIIVFGVSHFLHFTSIWTFLPFIAGGIAMTYVYMASRRNILVAMTLHIIINSISQILGMLGI; encoded by the coding sequence GTGCGTGAACATGGGTGGCGTATCGTCATCATTTATTGCGTGCTCACTGGTTTTATCCTTATTTATCAACGTTTCGCTCTACTGATGGCGATATGGGATGATCGATTCATTACGCTACCATTAAGCTTTGTAACGATTGGTATTTTAACACTAATTGTTGAAGAATTGTTATTTCGTCATCTTATTATTGGCGAACTTAGAAAGATATGGGGCTTTCGATGGATGGCAGTCGTTTCTATTATCGTTTTCGGCGTTTCCCACTTTCTTCATTTTACTTCGATATGGACATTTTTACCTTTTATTGCGGGAGGGATTGCGATGACATATGTCTATATGGCTTCACGACGCAACATTTTAGTCGCAATGACCTTGCACATTATCATTAACTCGATATCTCAAATATTAGGCATGTTAGGGATTTGA
- a CDS encoding NAD(P)-dependent oxidoreductase translates to MKVGIIGATGKAGRLITEEAVNRGLDVTAIVRNASKLSNKNVKVIEKDIFDLTTEDLSAFDVVVNAFGTPIGQTQPHIDAGRVLIRALSGTDTRLIVLGGAGSLYMDEERTKNSFDVGRVPDFAYEIAVGQAKNLEDLQATTDLNWTFVSPSAFFDADGPRTGNYRIGGDVMLFNTDGESYVSYPDMALAIVDEVERGDYLKQQMTVVSEKN, encoded by the coding sequence ATGAAAGTAGGTATTATTGGTGCGACAGGTAAGGCAGGGCGTTTAATTACTGAAGAAGCGGTGAACAGAGGATTGGACGTCACAGCTATTGTGCGTAATGCATCTAAACTGTCAAATAAAAATGTTAAAGTCATCGAAAAAGATATTTTTGATTTAACAACAGAAGATTTGAGCGCATTTGATGTGGTTGTGAATGCATTTGGAACGCCGATTGGTCAAACACAACCGCATATTGACGCAGGGCGTGTACTCATTCGTGCATTATCCGGTACCGACACACGTTTAATCGTCCTCGGTGGTGCAGGCAGTCTCTATATGGATGAAGAAAGAACGAAAAACAGTTTTGATGTAGGTCGCGTTCCTGATTTTGCGTATGAAATTGCGGTCGGACAAGCGAAAAACTTAGAAGACTTACAAGCAACAACAGATTTAAATTGGACATTTGTGAGCCCTTCCGCATTTTTTGATGCAGACGGTCCACGTACAGGCAACTATCGTATCGGCGGCGATGTGATGTTGTTTAATACGGATGGAGAAAGTTACGTGAGCTATCCAGATATGGCGTTAGCAATAGTAGATGAAGTTGAACGTGGCGATTATCTTAAACAACAAATGACAGTCGTAAGTGAAAAAAATTAA
- a CDS encoding multidrug effflux MFS transporter, producing the protein MENKRTSPLFIIIMAGLAAFGPLSIDMYLPALPEVKNHFGTTTALTQLTLTLFMVGLAVGNIVAGTMSDSTGRKKPLIVSLISYIIASIVIALAPNVIVMIVFRFIQGVSGGAGIVLSRAIATDLYKGRALTQFLALLMLVNGAAPVLAPMFGGFILSLANYRVLFWILTLLSLLMLVGVFFKIGETLPQSSRRPARVKAIAEDFKMLLTRRSFMLPILIQGFTFAMFFSYMAASPFIMQNLYGLTAQQYSYIFALTGLGLIVTAQLTGRLVKYINQHVLFRTFSFIQLAGAILAIFALINHWSLWILLPSFLFIMAPVAGIATLAFAIAVEGQKKGIGSASSLVGLLQYFIGGISTPLVGLQGEYSYVPYILVVIVTMTIIMFLQFYHYWANTRHESQTHVE; encoded by the coding sequence ATGGAAAACAAACGTACGTCTCCATTGTTTATTATTATTATGGCCGGGCTCGCTGCATTCGGACCGCTTTCTATTGATATGTATTTACCTGCTTTACCCGAAGTTAAAAATCACTTCGGTACAACGACTGCGTTAACACAACTGACACTCACACTCTTTATGGTGGGGCTTGCAGTCGGAAATATTGTTGCTGGAACAATGTCAGATTCAACAGGTCGTAAAAAACCATTAATCGTCAGCCTTATTTCTTACATCATCGCTTCTATTGTGATTGCACTCGCACCAAATGTCATCGTGATGATTGTCTTTCGCTTTATTCAAGGGGTTTCTGGTGGTGCAGGGATTGTTTTATCAAGAGCGATTGCAACAGACTTATATAAAGGAAGAGCGTTAACACAATTTTTAGCGTTGTTGATGCTCGTTAATGGTGCCGCACCAGTCTTAGCACCGATGTTTGGTGGTTTTATTTTAAGTTTAGCGAACTACCGCGTACTTTTCTGGATTTTAACCCTCTTGTCACTACTCATGTTAGTCGGTGTATTCTTTAAAATTGGTGAAACATTACCGCAATCCTCACGCCGTCCAGCACGTGTCAAAGCGATTGCTGAAGACTTTAAAATGTTACTCACACGCCGTTCATTTATGCTTCCAATTTTAATTCAAGGATTCACTTTTGCAATGTTCTTCAGCTATATGGCAGCGTCTCCGTTTATTATGCAAAACTTATACGGCTTGACTGCACAGCAATATAGCTACATTTTCGCGTTAACAGGCTTAGGGCTCATCGTCACTGCACAATTAACAGGACGCCTCGTTAAATACATCAATCAACACGTCCTTTTCCGTACATTTTCATTTATACAATTAGCCGGTGCGATTTTAGCTATTTTCGCGTTAATCAATCATTGGTCTCTATGGATTTTATTACCTTCTTTTTTATTCATTATGGCTCCAGTCGCTGGTATCGCTACATTAGCTTTTGCGATTGCTGTTGAAGGTCAGAAAAAAGGAATCGGAAGTGCTTCAAGTTTAGTCGGCTTATTACAATATTTCATCGGTGGAATTTCAACACCTCTCGTCGGCTTACAAGGTGAATACAGCTATGTACCTTACATTTTAGTCGTGATTGTCACAATGACTATCATTATGTTCCTCCAGTTTTATCATTACTGGGCCAATACACGACATGAATCACAAACACATGTAGAATAA
- a CDS encoding isochorismatase family protein, producing the protein MNFENTALVLVDLQKGIANMGETAPHSVSTVLDNASQMVKLFKENNGFIAFVRVNFHDGQDALKPNAMRPLPGGEPAPDFAELADELGAEPHDYIVNKRGFSGFFGTDLDLQLRRRGIKNIILGGISTHVGVDTTARDAYQHAYNQYFLSDMMSAPEASLHNFSIEHTFPLMGQVLTTAEMIARLQSEK; encoded by the coding sequence ATGAATTTTGAAAATACAGCATTAGTACTCGTTGATTTACAAAAAGGCATTGCCAACATGGGAGAGACCGCACCCCACAGTGTCTCGACTGTATTAGATAACGCGAGCCAAATGGTGAAGTTATTTAAAGAAAATAATGGTTTCATCGCTTTTGTACGCGTTAATTTTCATGATGGACAAGATGCGCTAAAACCGAATGCGATGCGCCCATTACCTGGCGGCGAACCTGCTCCTGACTTTGCGGAACTTGCAGATGAACTCGGTGCAGAACCTCATGATTACATTGTGAATAAACGTGGCTTTAGTGGCTTTTTCGGGACAGATCTCGACTTGCAACTTCGTCGTCGTGGCATTAAAAATATCATTCTCGGTGGTATTTCAACGCATGTCGGTGTCGATACGACTGCACGTGATGCGTACCAACATGCCTACAATCAATATTTCCTCTCTGATATGATGTCAGCACCTGAGGCATCATTACACAACTTTTCAATTGAGCATACTTTCCCGCTAATGGGACAAGTTTTAACAACAGCAGAAATGATAGCACGACTTCAATCTGAAAAATAA
- a CDS encoding TetR/AcrR family transcriptional regulator codes for MSKRSDALRNEQHILTTAQTLFNDATVEKVSMKKIAETAQIGTGTLYRHFSNKSDICSTLLAHEVTQMFARIDRHKQKIDDPHEQLRFIFLSLIKLMEDNVNLLKEIERTDKQKRVMMQTPFYVKLKEEVMACVTQLNIVKDPDFLSDMLINSFSADVFEYQHYVKGIPSEQFVDRILKIFVRGVQS; via the coding sequence GTGTCAAAGCGTAGTGATGCTCTTAGAAACGAACAACACATTCTTACGACAGCACAAACATTGTTTAATGATGCCACTGTCGAAAAGGTAAGTATGAAAAAAATTGCGGAAACAGCTCAAATTGGGACAGGAACACTGTATCGTCATTTCTCCAACAAGTCCGATATTTGTTCAACTTTGCTCGCACATGAAGTGACGCAAATGTTTGCACGCATCGATCGCCATAAACAAAAGATAGACGATCCACATGAACAACTCCGCTTCATTTTTTTATCACTGATTAAGTTGATGGAAGACAATGTCAACTTATTAAAAGAAATTGAACGCACAGACAAACAAAAACGGGTCATGATGCAAACCCCTTTTTACGTGAAGCTAAAAGAAGAAGTGATGGCATGTGTCACACAGCTCAACATTGTGAAAGATCCAGATTTTCTTAGCGATATGCTCATCAATTCATTTTCAGCTGATGTGTTTGAATATCAACATTATGTCAAAGGTATTCCGTCCGAACAGTTTGTCGATCGGATTTTAAAAATTTTTGTTCGTGGTGTTCAATCATAA
- a CDS encoding Lrp/AsnC family transcriptional regulator — MIEKEGDDMDGIDVQILKLLKTNARMRVKTISSIVMLSEPSVKNRISKMIESGVIDGFHVDVNYEKLGYMIGFFMKITEIKIAISEFEKRIQQFSDFQEYYAVTGTEKFIIKGHTKDIASLNAVIMKMEHIAEFNTSIVLHKMKVDDLEHPLIDE, encoded by the coding sequence TTGATAGAGAAAGAAGGCGATGATATGGATGGAATCGATGTACAAATATTAAAACTGTTGAAAACAAATGCGCGCATGAGAGTGAAAACTATTTCTTCTATTGTCATGTTATCCGAACCGAGTGTGAAAAATCGAATTTCAAAAATGATTGAGTCTGGCGTGATTGATGGCTTTCACGTAGATGTCAATTATGAAAAGTTAGGTTATATGATTGGGTTTTTTATGAAAATTACAGAGATTAAAATCGCAATTTCAGAGTTTGAAAAGCGCATTCAACAATTTTCGGATTTTCAAGAGTATTATGCGGTGACAGGGACTGAAAAGTTTATTATTAAAGGGCATACGAAAGATATTGCGAGTTTGAATGCGGTGATAATGAAGATGGAGCATATTGCAGAATTTAATACATCGATTGTCTTGCATAAAATGAAGGTGGATGATTTGGAGCATCCTTTGATAGATGAATGA
- a CDS encoding pyridoxal phosphate-dependent decarboxylase family protein: MNIDIKNAHTQFNHVVYDEVAHLLNREMKDLPATLQPTAYMIAKYQHMSIPKEGKAVDEVMDLLHNEILTYNYRANHPRAFSFIPGPASELSWLTDLLTSAHNIHASNFANAPLPIAIEHCLIRYLSEKIGFDPILSGGVFVSGGSMATLTAITAGRDAMIPISQMSKATVYLTAQAHFSVAKALHIAGFAKSQLRYIPTDDLYAMDVTALEHQIEFDIAQGYHPIIIVATTGTTNTGAIDDLNHITRIAQQHRLWVHADGAYGLSHIFTEEGQQLLKDIDKVDSVTWDAHKLLFQTYSCAMVIVKNKNHLLSTYGVEAEYLDDITSTNENIDPEKLGIELTRPPRGLKLWVTLQVLGEDEISRRIEHGQEMARYAEHQIQQMTDWKIVTAPQLSIVNFRYEDPQKSPEENDKVMQYAASRIAQSGYAVAYTTELNHRRVIRFCTIHPETTHADIDGTLQRLNTYVHEAST, translated from the coding sequence ATGAACATAGATATAAAAAATGCACATACTCAATTCAACCATGTCGTCTATGATGAAGTGGCACATTTATTAAATAGAGAGATGAAAGATTTACCCGCGACACTTCAACCCACAGCATACATGATTGCCAAATACCAACATATGTCGATTCCTAAAGAAGGCAAAGCTGTAGATGAAGTGATGGATTTACTACACAACGAAATTTTAACTTATAATTATCGCGCAAACCATCCACGTGCCTTTTCATTTATTCCTGGTCCAGCGTCCGAACTGTCTTGGCTGACTGATCTTTTAACGAGTGCCCATAATATTCATGCATCGAATTTTGCGAATGCCCCGCTTCCTATTGCGATTGAGCATTGTCTCATTCGTTATTTAAGTGAAAAAATAGGATTCGACCCCATACTATCAGGCGGTGTGTTTGTGTCAGGCGGTTCGATGGCGACATTGACTGCGATTACTGCTGGAAGAGATGCGATGATTCCAATCTCTCAAATGTCTAAAGCGACCGTCTATTTAACAGCTCAAGCACACTTTTCTGTCGCAAAAGCTTTGCATATCGCGGGTTTTGCAAAATCACAACTTCGCTACATTCCAACTGATGATTTATATGCGATGGACGTGACCGCTTTAGAACATCAAATCGAATTCGACATTGCGCAAGGCTATCACCCTATTATAATTGTTGCGACGACGGGTACTACGAATACAGGTGCAATTGATGACTTAAATCACATTACACGTATCGCACAGCAACATCGACTGTGGGTTCATGCAGATGGCGCTTATGGTTTATCACATATTTTCACTGAAGAAGGTCAACAATTGTTAAAAGATATCGATAAGGTGGATAGTGTCACGTGGGATGCCCATAAACTGTTATTTCAAACGTATAGTTGTGCCATGGTGATCGTTAAAAATAAAAACCATCTTCTTTCTACTTATGGTGTCGAGGCTGAATATTTAGATGATATTACTTCAACAAATGAAAATATCGATCCAGAAAAATTAGGTATTGAATTGACGCGCCCACCTCGAGGATTGAAATTATGGGTGACATTACAAGTGCTAGGTGAAGATGAAATAAGCCGTCGCATTGAACACGGACAAGAAATGGCACGCTATGCCGAACATCAAATTCAACAAATGACTGATTGGAAAATTGTCACAGCGCCGCAACTTTCCATTGTGAACTTTCGTTATGAAGACCCTCAAAAGTCACCGGAAGAAAATGATAAAGTGATGCAATACGCCGCTTCACGTATTGCGCAATCCGGCTATGCTGTAGCGTATACGACAGAATTAAATCATCGTCGTGTCATTCGCTTTTGCACCATTCATCCAGAGACAACACACGCAGATATCGATGGGACTTTACAACGTTTGAATACGTATGTCCACGAAGCATCCACATAA
- the spn gene encoding SPIN family peroxidase inhibitor, whose protein sequence is MKKTLVTGFAVAALSTGIFAVSNEANAQVTSQNGIILHDDSRILEHELQYVDVLINPNTNLQTKERLKAYFESQGLNTVSEIVQKAKQDGLDTSKYDYLI, encoded by the coding sequence ATGAAAAAAACGCTAGTTACAGGTTTTGCAGTAGCCGCATTATCAACAGGTATCTTTGCAGTAAGTAACGAGGCAAACGCACAAGTCACATCACAAAATGGTATCATTTTACACGACGACTCAAGAATACTCGAACATGAATTACAATATGTAGACGTCTTAATTAATCCAAATACCAACCTACAAACAAAAGAACGTCTTAAAGCATACTTTGAAAGTCAAGGTTTAAATACAGTGAGTGAAATCGTTCAAAAAGCAAAACAAGACGGTCTCGACACATCAAAATACGATTATTTAATTTAA
- a CDS encoding Hsp20/alpha crystallin family protein, whose protein sequence is MAFDMRPFNHSFFNMEPSDFFKDFGRHMLDDAFTTSQIRTDIKELDDAYIVEAELPGMDKENIQLKFENNVLTITAQNTVEDRKEDEEGRIIRQERHFSNMQRQFTFNNVDESNIKASYQNGMLNVTLGKRTPGRSTNSDIPID, encoded by the coding sequence ATGGCTTTTGATATGAGACCTTTCAATCATTCATTTTTCAATATGGAACCTAGTGATTTCTTCAAAGATTTCGGACGTCATATGTTAGACGACGCATTCACAACTTCTCAAATTAGAACAGATATTAAAGAACTGGACGATGCTTATATTGTTGAAGCTGAATTACCAGGTATGGATAAAGAAAACATTCAATTAAAATTTGAAAACAACGTCTTAACAATCACTGCACAAAACACCGTAGAAGATCGTAAAGAAGACGAAGAAGGACGCATCATTCGACAAGAGCGTCACTTCAGCAACATGCAACGACAATTTACTTTCAATAACGTAGACGAAAGCAATATTAAAGCGTCTTATCAAAACGGCATGTTAAATGTCACATTAGGTAAACGCACACCAGGTCGTTCTACAAACTCTGATATTCCTATCGACTAA
- a CDS encoding YfiT family bacillithiol transferase: MNVRYPIGGLEIPETITRAHIDSWLEEIAQYVQDLRKTVTNLNQGDLQETYREGSFTVQQLVHHIADSQMNMFQRLKLALTDTHPQVPNFVQDEWVKLADSDLPIEVSIQMLEAINQRVVAIGQHLTEAELTRDFVLEDSGATTVGETIAKLSWHERHHLAHIQIALGQFDIGHSN; the protein is encoded by the coding sequence ATGAATGTAAGATATCCCATTGGAGGATTAGAAATACCAGAAACTATAACACGTGCACACATCGATTCTTGGCTAGAAGAGATTGCGCAATATGTACAGGATTTAAGAAAAACGGTGACGAATTTGAACCAGGGTGATTTGCAAGAGACCTATCGTGAGGGCAGTTTTACGGTACAACAACTTGTCCATCATATTGCGGACTCACAGATGAATATGTTTCAACGGCTAAAATTGGCTTTAACGGATACGCACCCTCAAGTGCCGAACTTTGTGCAAGATGAATGGGTGAAATTGGCAGATTCAGATTTACCTATTGAAGTATCGATTCAAATGCTAGAGGCGATTAATCAACGTGTGGTGGCTATTGGTCAACATTTAACGGAAGCAGAACTGACAAGAGACTTTGTGTTAGAAGACAGTGGTGCAACGACGGTAGGTGAAACCATTGCGAAGTTATCTTGGCATGAACGTCATCATCTTGCACATATTCAAATTGCTTTAGGACAGTTCGATATAGGTCACTCAAATTAA
- a CDS encoding catalase: MNRDESKLTGLFGHPVSDRENSMTAGPRGPLLMQDWYFLEQMAHFDREVIPERRMHAKGSGAFGTFTVTNDITQYTNAKIFSEVGKQTEMFARFSTVAGERGAADAERDIRGFALKFYTEDGNWDLVGNNTPVFFFRDPKLFASLNHAVKRDPRTNMRSAQNNWDFWTSLPEALHQVTILMTDRGIPKGYRHMHGFGSHTYGMINANNERVWVKFHFRTQQGIENLQPDEAAAIIANDRESSQRDLYNAIEEGNFPKWKMYIQVMTEEQAKNHKDNPFDLTKVWYKGDYPLIEVGEFELNRNPENYFMDVEQAAFAPTNIIPGLDFSPDKMLQGRLFAYGDAQRYRLGVNHWQIPVNQPKGVGVENICPFSRDGAMRFLDGNQGGQTHYYPNSYGAHESQPEYKRPPLELEGGAYEYDFREDDSNYFEQPGKLFRLQSPEQQARMFITTANEMEGTTDEVKRRHIKHCYQADVNYGTGVAKALGMEDQLESIIAEI, encoded by the coding sequence ATGAACAGAGATGAATCAAAATTAACGGGCTTATTTGGCCATCCTGTCAGTGACCGTGAAAACTCGATGACTGCGGGTCCACGTGGTCCATTATTGATGCAAGACTGGTACTTTTTAGAACAAATGGCACACTTTGATCGTGAAGTGATTCCTGAGCGTCGTATGCACGCAAAAGGTTCAGGTGCATTTGGTACTTTTACAGTAACGAATGATATCACGCAATATACAAACGCGAAAATCTTTTCAGAAGTAGGTAAACAAACTGAAATGTTCGCACGTTTCTCTACAGTAGCCGGTGAACGTGGTGCTGCAGATGCAGAGCGTGACATTCGTGGTTTTGCATTGAAATTCTACACTGAAGATGGGAACTGGGATCTTGTAGGTAACAACACACCTGTATTCTTCTTCCGTGATCCAAAATTATTTGCAAGTTTAAACCACGCTGTTAAACGTGACCCACGCACAAATATGAGAAGTGCGCAAAATAACTGGGATTTCTGGACGTCATTACCTGAAGCATTACATCAAGTGACAATTTTAATGACAGACCGCGGTATTCCAAAAGGTTATAGACATATGCACGGCTTCGGTTCACATACTTATGGCATGATTAATGCTAATAATGAACGTGTTTGGGTGAAATTCCACTTCAGAACACAACAAGGTATTGAAAACTTACAACCTGATGAAGCTGCAGCAATTATTGCAAATGACCGTGAATCTTCACAACGCGACTTGTACAATGCGATTGAAGAAGGCAACTTCCCGAAATGGAAAATGTACATCCAAGTGATGACTGAAGAACAAGCGAAAAACCATAAAGATAACCCATTTGACTTAACTAAAGTATGGTACAAAGGGGATTATCCTTTAATTGAAGTAGGGGAATTCGAATTAAACCGTAACCCTGAAAACTACTTCATGGATGTTGAACAAGCGGCATTCGCACCTACAAACATTATTCCTGGTTTAGATTTCTCACCAGACAAAATGTTACAAGGTCGTTTATTCGCTTATGGTGATGCACAACGCTATCGTTTAGGTGTGAACCACTGGCAAATTCCAGTTAACCAACCCAAAGGTGTAGGTGTTGAAAACATTTGTCCATTCAGCCGTGACGGTGCAATGCGTTTCTTAGATGGTAACCAAGGTGGTCAAACACACTACTATCCAAACAGTTACGGTGCACATGAAAGTCAACCTGAATACAAACGTCCGCCATTAGAATTAGAAGGTGGCGCGTATGAATATGATTTCAGAGAAGATGATAGCAACTACTTCGAACAACCTGGTAAATTGTTCCGTCTTCAATCACCAGAACAACAAGCACGTATGTTTATTACAACTGCGAATGAAATGGAAGGGACAACGGATGAAGTTAAACGTCGTCACATTAAACATTGTTATCAAGCAGATGTAAACTACGGTACAGGTGTTGCGAAAGCATTAGGTATGGAAGATCAATTAGAAAGCATTATTGCTGAAATCTAA
- a CDS encoding Dps family protein, which produces MAQGREQVVEDLNLQLSNFTVLWTKIHNYHWYVKGHNFFALHEKFEELYNKVAVYVDEIAERALALEGKPVGTMKEVLEVSSIEEAEKNISAEQMVAQLAADFETVVKELKQAQGNAEEAGDDRSADMFIEIATELEHNIWMLKAYIG; this is translated from the coding sequence ATGGCTCAAGGCAGAGAACAAGTCGTTGAAGACTTAAACTTACAATTATCAAACTTCACAGTATTATGGACTAAAATTCACAACTATCATTGGTACGTTAAAGGTCACAATTTCTTCGCGTTACATGAAAAATTTGAAGAACTTTATAACAAAGTGGCTGTCTATGTAGATGAAATTGCTGAGCGTGCACTTGCATTAGAAGGTAAGCCAGTAGGTACAATGAAAGAAGTTTTAGAAGTTTCAAGCATTGAAGAAGCTGAGAAAAATATTTCAGCTGAGCAAATGGTTGCACAATTAGCTGCAGACTTCGAAACAGTGGTTAAAGAATTAAAACAAGCGCAAGGTAACGCAGAAGAAGCTGGCGATGATCGTTCAGCAGATATGTTTATCGAAATTGCGACAGAATTAGAACATAACATTTGGATGTTGAAAGCTTATATTGGTTAA
- a CDS encoding putative holin-like toxin produces the protein MINVIDVLMLIFAFGNFIVALISLVVFIAINVQKK, from the coding sequence ATGATAAATGTGATAGACGTGCTTATGCTGATCTTCGCTTTCGGTAATTTTATCGTAGCGCTCATCAGTTTAGTCGTTTTTATTGCTATCAATGTTCAAAAAAAATAA